Proteins co-encoded in one Micrococcales bacterium genomic window:
- a CDS encoding DUF2804 domain-containing protein translates to MAQPTAIRYSAPFTVVGPRGPRFGDYTGLSTTLRPPALQGMPGRRHVEEFLRHKRWMYTFAANKELLVTAAIVDAGPTGTTFLTVADRRTGRLLADVSRPGGTKPMVAVNDHPGEGHRSRYRMPGSDVTMSTEDGVLSVSAKVGSPVGLPAISKPAIELDLQFDITASPALTVISDLDTAPPMVSTTGKNAALPVSGRVAVRQGGLLHAFDFTDAIGGFDFTSGHLPRHTHWRWAYLTGRLATGKTVGLNLSADFSGLAGRARENSVWYDGTLVAIDPDATIDFDPDEPAKPWQVRTADGRVDLIFTPIGVHRESLDLRLVRSRFLQPVGEFTGTIRIGRRTLNIERLPGVVENQDVLW, encoded by the coding sequence ATGGCACAGCCGACCGCGATCCGCTACTCCGCCCCGTTCACCGTGGTGGGTCCCCGGGGACCCCGATTCGGCGACTACACCGGCCTGAGCACCACCCTGCGACCCCCGGCGCTGCAGGGCATGCCCGGTCGCCGGCACGTCGAGGAGTTCCTTCGGCACAAGCGCTGGATGTACACATTCGCGGCGAACAAGGAACTGCTGGTAACCGCCGCCATCGTCGACGCCGGGCCGACTGGCACCACGTTCCTCACCGTCGCCGACCGCCGTACCGGCCGCCTGCTGGCAGATGTCAGCCGCCCCGGCGGCACCAAGCCGATGGTGGCGGTGAACGACCACCCCGGCGAGGGGCACCGCAGCCGCTACCGGATGCCCGGCAGCGACGTGACCATGAGCACCGAGGACGGAGTCCTGTCAGTGAGTGCGAAGGTCGGCTCACCGGTCGGTCTGCCGGCCATCAGCAAGCCGGCCATCGAACTGGACCTGCAGTTCGACATCACAGCCTCGCCGGCTCTGACGGTCATCTCCGACCTCGACACCGCCCCCCCGATGGTCTCTACGACCGGCAAGAACGCAGCACTGCCGGTTTCCGGAAGGGTCGCAGTCCGCCAGGGTGGGCTGCTGCACGCCTTCGACTTCACCGATGCCATCGGCGGATTCGACTTCACCAGTGGGCACCTCCCCCGCCACACCCACTGGCGGTGGGCCTATCTGACCGGGCGACTGGCCACGGGCAAGACCGTGGGCCTGAACCTGTCAGCGGACTTCTCGGGTCTGGCGGGACGGGCCCGGGAGAACTCCGTGTGGTACGACGGCACGCTCGTCGCGATCGACCCGGACGCCACCATCGACTTCGATCCCGACGAGCCTGCGAAGCCCTGGCAGGTCCGCACGGCCGACGGCAGGGTCGACCTGATCTTCACGCCGATCGGGGTGCATCGGGAGTCCCTCGACCTGCGTCTGGTGAGAAGCCGCTTCCTGCAGCCCGTCGGCGAGTTCACCGGCACCATCCGGATCGGACGGCGCACGCTGAACATCGAACGCCTGCCCGGTGTCGTGGAGAACCAGGACGTGCTCTGGTAA
- a CDS encoding cation transporter, with translation MAHDHGALTAGGKHRGRLAIALAIAAAVFVMELVGAVVTGSIALLADAGHVFTDMFGVAFALVAATMAQRPPTLGRTFGWQRLEVVAAAANALLLIGVGLYVAVEAVRRLVNPEPVEAGLMLAVAVIGLIANLVSLRILTAGKDESINVRGAYLEVLGDMLGSAAVVAAAGIIVLTGWDRADAVASLAVAGLILPRSLRLLRDALRILMEAAPADLDVAEVRGHLTEVPGVVDVHDVHVWTITSGVPALTAHVVVDRGTLDACGPESMLHQLQKCAEDCFDITHTTFQVEPTDHRAHEHGAHQ, from the coding sequence GTGGCACACGATCACGGCGCGCTCACCGCCGGCGGCAAGCACCGCGGTCGCCTGGCGATCGCCCTTGCGATCGCGGCCGCGGTGTTCGTGATGGAACTGGTCGGCGCGGTGGTGACCGGTTCCATCGCACTGTTGGCCGATGCCGGTCATGTGTTCACCGACATGTTCGGGGTGGCCTTCGCGCTGGTCGCGGCGACCATGGCCCAACGTCCCCCAACGTTGGGCCGCACCTTCGGATGGCAACGCCTCGAGGTCGTCGCCGCAGCCGCCAACGCCCTACTGTTGATCGGGGTGGGGCTCTACGTGGCTGTGGAAGCCGTGCGCCGACTCGTCAACCCGGAGCCGGTCGAGGCAGGGCTCATGCTCGCCGTGGCGGTGATCGGCCTGATCGCCAACCTCGTCTCGCTGCGTATCCTGACCGCCGGCAAGGACGAGTCCATCAACGTGCGGGGCGCCTACCTCGAGGTGCTCGGCGACATGCTCGGTTCCGCGGCGGTGGTGGCTGCGGCGGGCATCATCGTGCTGACCGGTTGGGACCGCGCCGACGCGGTGGCCAGCCTGGCAGTGGCGGGGCTGATCCTTCCGCGGTCGCTGCGCCTCCTGCGCGATGCCTTGCGGATCCTCATGGAAGCCGCACCGGCCGACCTCGACGTGGCCGAGGTGCGCGGTCATCTCACGGAGGTGCCCGGCGTCGTCGATGTCCACGATGTGCACGTGTGGACCATCACGTCCGGGGTCCCGGCACTGACCGCCCACGTGGTCGTGGACCGGGGCACCCTCGACGCCTGCGGGCCCGAGTCGATGTTGCACCAGTTGCAGAAATGCGCCGAGGATTGCTTCGACATCACCCACACCACGTTCCAGGTGGAGCCGACCGACCATCGCGCGCACGAGCATGGTGCTCACCAGTAG
- the frr gene encoding ribosome recycling factor, translating to MIDDILLEAEEKMDKAIAVAREDFATLRTGRVNPAMFSKITVDYYGAPTPLNQLASFHAADARMMLITPFDRNSIHSVEKAIRDSDLGVNPATDGNVVRVVLPQLTEERRREYIKVAKQKAEDARVSIRNIRRQAKEALEKMKKDGDVGEDDVKRGLAHLEEITHQEVAHVDEILKHKEEELLEV from the coding sequence GTGATCGACGACATCCTGCTCGAAGCAGAAGAGAAGATGGACAAGGCCATCGCCGTGGCGCGCGAGGACTTCGCGACGTTGCGCACGGGTCGCGTCAACCCGGCGATGTTCTCCAAGATCACCGTGGACTACTACGGCGCCCCGACACCGTTGAACCAGTTGGCGTCCTTCCACGCCGCCGACGCGCGCATGATGCTCATCACGCCCTTCGACCGCAACTCCATCCATTCCGTGGAGAAGGCGATCCGGGACTCCGACCTCGGTGTGAACCCTGCCACGGACGGCAATGTGGTCCGGGTCGTCCTCCCGCAACTCACGGAGGAACGGCGCAGGGAGTACATCAAGGTGGCCAAGCAGAAGGCCGAAGACGCCCGGGTGAGCATCCGCAACATCCGCCGTCAGGCCAAGGAAGCACTGGAGAAGATGAAGAAGGACGGAGACGTCGGCGAGGATGATGTGAAGCGGGGCCTGGCCCACCTGGAGGAGATCACCCACCAGGAAGTCGCGCACGTCGACGAGATCCTGAAGCACAAAGAGGAAGAACTGCTCGAGGTCTGA
- a CDS encoding thioesterase family protein produces MRPPQPASPRRRRPRCAGHSAWPWWRVWRSPACGRCAASALQPARSTFRIVTVHDLGDTPPVNSDFLERLTLNRIDRDIFIGWCHAGSPTRAFGGQVAAQALVAAGTTVEQSGRVVHSLHGYFLRAGSTTDHIVYMVDRPRDGRSFSTRRVRAVQYGKTIFTMSASYADPQRGPSHTASPLPADDWLQLVPAPETLDRTDILYRIRNRESYTRHDGLPQRDFVDVRYIDRDTVRDLSMGLFDRMAWVRADQPLPDASLFHVCAVTYFSDLTLVGTVLDHHGGYEATQDLQIASIDHGMWFHAPFRADEWLLFATSSPVSATGRGFATGQFHRPDGTLIASVAQEVLVRDPGD; encoded by the coding sequence ATGCGGCCGCCGCAGCCGGCCAGCCCGCGACGGAGAAGGCCGCGCTGCGCTGGACACTCGGCCTGGCCCTGGTGGCGGGTCTGGCGATCGCCGGCCTGTGGGCGATGCGCCGCAAGCGCGCTGCAACCGGCGCGTAGTACGTTCCGAATCGTGACGGTTCACGATCTTGGCGATACCCCACCGGTCAACAGTGACTTCCTGGAACGGCTCACGCTCAACCGCATCGACCGGGACATCTTCATCGGCTGGTGTCACGCCGGCTCCCCGACGCGGGCCTTCGGTGGCCAGGTGGCTGCGCAGGCACTGGTGGCCGCGGGTACCACGGTGGAGCAGTCCGGCCGCGTTGTGCACTCGCTGCACGGCTATTTCCTGCGCGCGGGCAGCACGACCGATCACATCGTCTACATGGTCGATCGACCCCGCGACGGGCGGTCCTTCTCCACCCGCCGGGTGCGCGCCGTCCAGTACGGCAAGACGATCTTCACCATGTCCGCGTCCTACGCCGACCCCCAGCGCGGCCCGAGTCACACGGCGAGCCCGCTTCCGGCAGATGACTGGCTGCAGCTGGTGCCGGCTCCGGAAACGCTGGACCGCACCGACATCCTGTACCGCATCCGCAACCGGGAGTCCTACACCCGGCACGACGGCCTGCCCCAGCGCGATTTCGTGGACGTCCGCTACATCGATCGCGACACGGTTCGGGACCTGTCGATGGGTCTGTTCGATCGCATGGCTTGGGTCCGTGCCGATCAACCGCTCCCGGACGCGTCGTTGTTCCATGTCTGCGCGGTCACGTACTTCTCCGACCTGACGTTGGTCGGCACGGTCTTGGACCACCACGGCGGGTACGAGGCGACGCAGGATCTGCAGATCGCCTCCATCGACCACGGCATGTGGTTCCACGCCCCATTCCGCGCCGACGAGTGGCTGCTCTTCGCCACCAGCAGCCCCGTGTCCGCAACCGGCCGCGGGTTCGCCACCGGGCAGTTCCACCGCCCGGATGGCACCCTCATCGCCTCGGTGGCACAGGAAGTGCTGGTGCGCGACCCGGGAGACTGA
- a CDS encoding sigma-70 family RNA polymerase sigma factor has product MNDRQWLTDLYVQHSDAVYRYALRRTSSPEDAEDVLVEAFAVAWRRRTAVPEPALPWLYRTAGNVIAHVIRGRQRRDRLAVRLSNVSTLHLEDSAPDPDVRAALDRLPEPDAEILRLWAWESLEPQEIAAVLEITPGAARTRLSRAKARLREVYGSHEEVGS; this is encoded by the coding sequence GTGAACGACCGGCAATGGCTGACCGACCTGTACGTGCAGCACAGTGACGCCGTCTACCGCTACGCCCTGCGCCGGACCAGCAGCCCGGAGGACGCCGAGGACGTGCTCGTCGAGGCCTTCGCGGTCGCGTGGCGCCGCCGGACGGCGGTGCCGGAGCCCGCGCTCCCGTGGCTGTACCGCACGGCGGGAAACGTGATCGCCCACGTGATCCGTGGCCGGCAGCGACGCGACCGGCTCGCAGTCCGACTGAGCAATGTCAGCACCTTGCACCTCGAGGACTCAGCGCCCGATCCGGACGTCCGGGCGGCGTTGGACAGGCTGCCCGAGCCGGATGCCGAGATTCTGCGCCTCTGGGCGTGGGAAAGCCTCGAGCCGCAGGAGATCGCGGCCGTGCTTGAGATCACGCCGGGCGCCGCCCGCACCCGGTTGTCCCGCGCCAAAGCCCGCCTGCGCGAGGTCTACGGCAGTCACGAGGAGGTGGGATCATGA